The following are from one region of the Rhodothermus sp. genome:
- the pdxH gene encoding pyridoxamine 5'-phosphate oxidase has product MNQEIARLRREYAGQPLDEAQAPEEPIALFRRWFEEAVRAELTDPNAMILATADAAGRPSARVMLLKDFDEEGFVFYTNYGSRKGRELTENPRAALVFWWAELMRQVRIEGAVEKVAAEESDAYFQTRPRESQLGAWASPQSQVIPNREVLERRVAELARRYDGREVPRPSYWGGYRVVPEVVEFWQGRPGRLHDRLRYRRTDRGWVRERLAP; this is encoded by the coding sequence ATGAATCAGGAGATCGCTCGTCTCCGTCGCGAGTATGCCGGACAACCGTTGGACGAGGCGCAGGCGCCCGAAGAGCCCATAGCCCTTTTCCGTCGCTGGTTTGAGGAGGCAGTCCGGGCCGAGCTGACCGATCCGAACGCGATGATACTGGCTACAGCCGATGCGGCCGGACGCCCTTCGGCCCGCGTAATGCTGCTGAAGGACTTTGATGAAGAAGGATTCGTATTCTATACCAATTACGGAAGCCGTAAGGGTCGAGAGCTGACCGAAAATCCCCGAGCCGCCCTGGTGTTCTGGTGGGCAGAGTTGATGCGGCAGGTTCGGATTGAGGGCGCCGTCGAAAAGGTGGCTGCCGAAGAGTCGGATGCTTATTTTCAGACGCGTCCTCGGGAGAGTCAACTTGGCGCTTGGGCTTCGCCGCAGAGCCAGGTGATCCCGAACCGGGAAGTACTTGAGCGTCGGGTGGCTGAGCTGGCCCGGCGGTACGATGGGCGCGAGGTACCCCGTCCGTCTTACTGGGGGGGGTATCGGGTAGTGCCCGAAGTGGTGGAGTTCTGGCAGGGGCGGCCAGGACGTCTGCATGATCGGCTGCGCTATCGGCGCACGGATCGGGGCTGGGTGCGGGAACGACTGGCGCCCTGA
- a CDS encoding PAS domain S-box protein, with the protein MRRLIAPKHLSLIERRRLIDRILLGGVLLGSGLAVWVLLTHWGSANLVVALLIAVTVWSAGIWLMGKQRAEVLAAFQSFFEHALEGIFQADRNGYLQAVNPALAQMLGYERPDQLQGVHLPTRVLADAADFQHLLAQLEAHGVVRNAYLQLRRRNGEVFWARVNLWIRQELLEGTIEDISGWQQAEAAFRASEARYRTLLEQLPVGVYRSTPDGTIRAANLAAARMLGYDSVEALLQANARSFYVDPDQREAFLKRLREKGEAMAELALRRADGTVIWVQDYARCIVDKDGQVYFDGVLIDITERREAEQALLESERRYQQLLEQLPEPVIVHDGKTILYANAAAAAFAGLAQPEELIGKSIFAFLKAKKAEAVRRYLKLATQRGRGLPAFEQQLVRADGAVRDVEIISAPVQYQGRQVLQVVLRDITERKQYERQLLEAKERAEEIARFKSTLLSNISHEIRTPLAGIIGFAQVLEEELEEPHQELAGLIRESGRRLLETLNTLLDLARIEAGAFVLTPEPFDATDEVRQSVRIFQHMIEAKGLELVLDLPEAPLLVYLDCNGFHRIVVNLVSNAVKFTDRGMVRVGLTADKERLQLQVQDTGVGIDPDFLPHIFEEFRQEYDGLSRTHHGSGLGLTITHRLVEMMGGRIEVASEKGKGTTFTVWLPLRLTDKATPEDASTSTNSTKSNV; encoded by the coding sequence CGAAGCACCTGTCTCTGATTGAGCGCCGTAGGCTCATCGACAGAATATTGCTGGGTGGTGTGTTACTGGGAAGTGGTCTGGCCGTATGGGTGTTGTTGACGCATTGGGGTAGTGCTAACCTGGTGGTGGCTCTACTGATTGCCGTAACCGTCTGGAGTGCCGGTATATGGCTGATGGGAAAGCAGCGGGCCGAGGTGTTGGCGGCGTTTCAGTCCTTCTTCGAGCATGCCCTGGAGGGCATCTTTCAGGCCGATCGGAATGGATACTTGCAGGCTGTCAATCCTGCGCTGGCGCAGATGTTAGGCTATGAGCGGCCAGACCAGCTTCAGGGCGTGCATTTACCTACGCGGGTACTGGCCGATGCAGCCGACTTTCAGCATCTGCTGGCACAGCTCGAAGCACATGGCGTGGTGCGCAACGCGTATCTCCAGCTTCGGCGTCGTAATGGAGAAGTCTTCTGGGCGCGTGTGAATCTGTGGATCCGGCAGGAGCTGCTGGAGGGGACCATCGAAGACATCTCAGGCTGGCAGCAGGCCGAAGCTGCATTTCGGGCCAGTGAAGCCCGTTATCGAACGCTCTTGGAGCAGCTTCCCGTGGGCGTATATCGGAGCACACCAGACGGCACGATTCGAGCCGCTAATCTGGCGGCTGCCCGGATGCTGGGCTACGACTCGGTTGAAGCGCTGCTACAGGCCAATGCCCGCTCGTTTTATGTCGATCCGGACCAGCGCGAAGCCTTCCTGAAACGCCTGCGCGAAAAGGGCGAGGCTATGGCCGAGCTGGCACTCCGACGGGCCGATGGCACCGTGATCTGGGTACAGGATTACGCCCGCTGTATTGTTGACAAAGACGGACAGGTTTATTTCGACGGAGTGTTGATTGACATCACCGAGCGGCGAGAGGCTGAGCAGGCGCTTCTGGAAAGCGAACGGCGCTATCAGCAACTGCTGGAGCAGTTGCCAGAACCGGTCATCGTACATGACGGCAAGACCATTCTCTATGCGAATGCGGCGGCTGCTGCTTTTGCCGGATTGGCTCAACCGGAGGAACTCATCGGGAAATCTATCTTTGCGTTTCTAAAAGCAAAGAAAGCCGAAGCGGTTCGGCGTTATCTGAAGCTGGCGACGCAGCGCGGCCGCGGGCTGCCTGCCTTCGAGCAGCAGTTGGTCCGAGCAGATGGGGCGGTACGTGACGTTGAAATCATCAGCGCACCGGTGCAATATCAAGGACGCCAGGTCCTTCAGGTAGTTCTGCGCGACATTACCGAGCGCAAGCAGTATGAGCGGCAATTGCTGGAGGCCAAGGAACGGGCCGAAGAAATTGCCCGGTTCAAATCGACGTTGCTGAGCAACATCAGCCATGAAATTCGCACCCCCCTGGCTGGCATCATCGGGTTTGCCCAGGTGCTGGAAGAAGAACTGGAAGAGCCGCATCAGGAGCTGGCGGGTCTGATCCGCGAAAGTGGACGGCGGCTGTTGGAAACGCTCAATACGCTGCTGGACCTGGCGCGCATCGAAGCAGGAGCATTTGTACTCACACCAGAGCCCTTCGATGCCACCGACGAGGTGCGTCAGAGCGTTCGGATTTTTCAGCATATGATCGAAGCCAAAGGATTGGAGCTGGTGCTGGATTTACCTGAAGCCCCTCTTCTGGTTTATCTGGACTGTAATGGTTTCCACCGCATTGTGGTTAATCTGGTCTCAAATGCCGTCAAATTTACCGACAGGGGGATGGTACGGGTGGGCCTGACAGCCGATAAAGAACGGCTACAACTTCAGGTGCAGGATACCGGGGTGGGTATTGATCCAGACTTTCTACCGCACATTTTCGAAGAGTTTCGCCAGGAGTATGACGGCCTTTCACGTACGCACCACGGAAGCGGATTGGGACTGACCATTACCCATCGGCTGGTTGAAATGATGGGCGGCCGTATTGAGGTGGCCAGCGAAAAAGGCAAAGGGACCACGTTTACGGTCTGGCTTCCTCTTCGTCTCACGGACAAAGCAACCCCAGAAGACGCCTCCACATCGACGAATTCAACAAAGTCAAACGTCTGA